A window from Solanum stenotomum isolate F172 chromosome 7, ASM1918654v1, whole genome shotgun sequence encodes these proteins:
- the LOC125871136 gene encoding probable galacturonosyltransferase-like 7 gives MFWVTKFSGFFAAAMVMIVLSPSLQSFPPAEAIRSSHLESYLRFPSQITPTVPLNRFSFRKAPVFRNAGECTSNDRRILGKTGVCDPSLVHVAITLDVEYLRGSIAAVHSILHHSRCPESVFFHFLVSETNLETLVGSTFPQLKFKVYYFDPERVRNIISTSVRQALEQPLNYARNYLADLLEPCVSRVIYLDSDLVVVDDISKLWSTSLGSKTIGAPEYCHANFTKYFTTSFWSEPRFSGTFSSRKPCYFNTGVMVIDLKKWRRVGYTKRIEKWMDIQKTNRIYELGSLPPYLLVFAGHVAPIEHRWNQHGLGGDNVKGSCRDLHPGPVSLLHWSGSGKPWLRLDSKEPCPLDSLWAPYDLYGFSS, from the coding sequence ATGTTCTGGGTCACTAAGTTTTCAGGCTTTTTCGCTGCGGCAATGGTAATGATTGTTCTTTCACCATCCTTACAATCATTTCCACCTGCTGAAGCTATTAGATCGTCTCACCTTGAATCCTATCTCCGATTTCCCAGTCAAATTACCCCCACTGTTCCCCTTAATCGTTTCTCATTTCGTAAAGCCCCTGTATTCCGAAATGCCGGTGAATGCACCTCTAATGACAGAAGAATATTGGGGAAAACTGGGGTTTGCGATCCTTCGCTTGTTCATGTTGCGATTACTCTTGATGTTGAGTATCTTCGAGGTTCAATAGCCGCTGTGCATTCAATTTTACACCATTCGAGATGTCCTGAGAGTGTATTCTTCCATTTTCTGGTATCCGAAACCAATCTCGAAACCCTAGTTGGATCCACCTTCCCTCAGTTGAAATTCAAGGTATATTACTTTGATCCTGAACGAGTTCGAAATATTATCTCCACTTCCGTTAGGCAAGCGCTTGAACAGCCCTTGAACTACGCTAGAAATTACTTGGCTGATCTTCTGGAGCCCTGTGTTAGTAGAGTTATCTACTTGGATTCGGATCTTGTCGTTGTTGACGACATCTCTAAGCTATGGAGTACAAGTTTGGGTTCAAAAACGATTGGAGCTCCGGAGTATTGTCATGCCAATTTCACGAAATACTTCACGACGTCGTTCTGGTCGGAACCCAGATTTTCCGGCACGTTTTCCAGCCGGAAACCTTGTTACTTCAACACAGGGGTTATGGTTATAGATCTGAAGAAATGGAGACGGGTCGGGTACACTAAGCGGATAGAGAAATGGATGGATATCCAGAAGACTAATCGGATCTATGAACTGGGTTCATTACCGCCGTACCTCTTGGTCTTCGCCGGACACGTGGCACCAATTGAGCACAGATGGAACCAGCACGGTTTAGGCGGTGATAATGTGAAGGGAAGTTGCCGTGATTTACATCCCGGTCCGGTAAGCCTCCTCCACTGGAGCGGCTCCGGCAAGCCGTGGCTTCGGCTCGACTCAAAAGAGCCGTGTCCTCTCGATTCTCTTTGGGCACCTTACGATTTGTACGGTTTCTCGTCGTGA